Proteins from a genomic interval of Clostridium sp. AN503:
- a CDS encoding arabinose ABC transporter substrate-binding protein: MKKRMALVLAAAMMASLTACSGFETEETTAAATTAAKEAAAPADTKGEEAKEAAAPAAGEKGVVYGIYKAGDQSWFIDEGAAAQKAVEAQGDEFIFVDAKMSPEEYLKAIDNAIANQAKGIVTCIPDQTMSQAVVDKCKEAGIPIVAADDALQTESGEKIAPWVGINAYVIGQANGDWLAEYAKANNLVADEECGLLIMTMDTVSSCVPRAEGEYDNFTAACPDFATDRIFKADYDGTTEKGNVAATSVITAHPEIKKWLVTGANEEGCIGAARALESAGLDADACVVGLGGYMAKDEWNNKGADGTCVKASAYFSSDSVGAGSVEVLYDMINGGDVTMETAVDAVVVTPENYKEVMGKAAE, translated from the coding sequence ATGAAAAAAAGAATGGCACTGGTACTGGCAGCAGCAATGATGGCAAGCCTGACCGCATGCAGCGGTTTTGAGACAGAGGAGACAACCGCGGCAGCGACCACAGCAGCAAAAGAGGCTGCGGCCCCGGCAGACACGAAAGGGGAGGAGGCAAAAGAAGCGGCGGCTCCGGCAGCAGGTGAAAAAGGCGTAGTTTACGGCATCTATAAAGCAGGGGACCAGAGCTGGTTCATCGATGAGGGCGCTGCGGCACAGAAAGCGGTAGAGGCACAGGGCGACGAGTTTATCTTCGTGGATGCAAAGATGAGCCCGGAAGAATATTTAAAGGCGATCGATAACGCGATCGCGAACCAGGCGAAGGGTATCGTTACCTGTATCCCGGACCAGACCATGTCGCAGGCAGTGGTTGATAAATGTAAAGAAGCGGGGATTCCGATCGTAGCTGCGGATGATGCGCTGCAGACAGAGTCCGGCGAGAAGATCGCTCCGTGGGTCGGCATCAACGCCTATGTGATCGGTCAGGCAAACGGCGACTGGCTGGCAGAGTATGCAAAGGCCAATAACCTGGTGGCAGACGAGGAGTGCGGACTGCTGATCATGACCATGGATACCGTTTCCTCCTGTGTACCGCGTGCAGAAGGTGAATATGACAACTTTACCGCAGCCTGCCCGGATTTTGCAACCGACAGGATCTTCAAAGCAGATTATGACGGGACCACTGAGAAGGGCAATGTGGCGGCGACTTCTGTGATCACTGCACATCCGGAGATCAAGAAATGGCTGGTAACCGGCGCCAACGAAGAGGGCTGTATCGGTGCGGCGCGCGCTCTGGAAAGCGCAGGCCTGGATGCAGATGCATGTGTGGTTGGCCTTGGCGGATACATGGCAAAAGACGAGTGGAACAACAAGGGTGCTGACGGTACCTGTGTAAAGGCTTCCGCTTACTTCTCCTCCGACTCTGTAGGCGCAGGCTCCGTTGAAGTGTTATATGACATGATAAACGGCGGCGATGTTACCATGGAGACCGCAGTTGACGCAGTTGTGGTCACTCCGGAGAACTACAAGGAAGTTATGGGGAAAGCGGCAGAGTAA